The Novipirellula artificiosorum genome contains a region encoding:
- a CDS encoding histone deacetylase family protein: MNMFSLGAGDILIASVGIPYSPQSLTSPLTKRTILRVAMTLFYSDPIFQEHETGDHPENAGRIMPVLRYMHFVSLDALCKRPAWDGATPEQLQLVHTPEHIAGVEQMAASGGGQLDPDTVVSARSYDVAVKATGAVVNAVERVVRGEDSSAFCLSRPPGHHALADKAMGFCLFNNVAVAARVATEVLGLERVLIVDFDVHHGNGTQAIFWEDPKVGFFSMHRSPFYPHTGMKDETGAGAGAGTTCNLPIQFGTNRKEQLEQFAAALRNFAEKISPQLVLVSAGFDSHRLDPVGSLGLESEDFATMTDEIIRIAQRHADGRIVSVLEGGYNPLVLAECVGQHLEELVQHD; the protein is encoded by the coding sequence ATGAACATGTTTTCCCTCGGAGCAGGGGATATACTGATCGCCAGCGTCGGTATTCCGTACAGCCCTCAGAGCCTGACATCGCCCCTTACAAAGAGAACGATTTTACGAGTTGCAATGACACTCTTCTATTCTGACCCGATTTTTCAAGAACACGAGACTGGCGACCATCCCGAGAACGCGGGTCGCATCATGCCGGTGCTGCGCTACATGCACTTCGTCTCGCTCGACGCACTTTGCAAGCGGCCCGCATGGGACGGGGCGACACCCGAACAATTGCAGCTTGTCCATACACCCGAGCACATTGCTGGGGTCGAACAGATGGCAGCCAGCGGTGGGGGTCAGTTGGATCCCGACACGGTGGTCAGCGCGCGTTCTTATGACGTGGCCGTGAAGGCTACGGGGGCGGTGGTCAACGCGGTCGAGCGGGTGGTTCGTGGTGAAGACAGCAGCGCATTCTGCTTGTCTCGGCCCCCCGGCCACCATGCCTTGGCAGACAAAGCCATGGGTTTCTGCTTGTTCAATAACGTTGCCGTTGCAGCTCGCGTGGCTACCGAGGTGTTGGGTCTCGAACGTGTCCTGATCGTCGATTTTGATGTTCATCATGGCAATGGAACCCAAGCGATTTTTTGGGAAGATCCCAAGGTCGGTTTTTTTTCGATGCATCGATCGCCTTTTTATCCTCACACCGGAATGAAGGACGAAACCGGTGCGGGGGCGGGTGCCGGAACGACTTGCAACTTGCCGATTCAGTTCGGTACCAACCGAAAAGAGCAGCTCGAACAATTTGCCGCGGCATTGAGGAATTTTGCCGAGAAGATCTCGCCACAACTGGTGCTCGTCAGCGCAGGATTTGATAGCCACCGGCTCGATCCGGTTGGATCCTTGGGGCTCGAAAGCGAAGACTTTGCGACGATGACCGATGAGATCATTCGCATCGCTCAGCGGCACGCCGATGGCCGAATCGTCAGCGTCCTCGAAGGAGGATACAACCCCTTGGTTTTGGCGGAATGTGTTGGGCAGCATCTCGAAGAACTCGTGCAACACGACTAG
- a CDS encoding sulfatase family protein, whose amino-acid sequence MRTKRLFTAAVAVFFHFLCLAHGNHAVASEKPMNIVVLYADDWRHDTLGVAGNPVVQTPHIDSLARQGIRFTHNCVTTSICGVSRATLFTGQWMARHGNRAFSAFKTPWEETYPGLLRENGYYVGQVGKWHNGKFPADKFDFGTSYYGTHWITEPDGSKIHVTQKNEKDAMRFLKTRPKDKPFCLTVAFFATHAEDKNPLQFLPQPESMSLYQDVTIPVAPNATDESFRRLPSFIANEKNEGRNRWHWRFDTPEKYQTMMKNYYRLATEVDSTCGEVLEELKKQGVLDDTLVIFTTDNGYYHAEHGLADKWYPHQESIRVPLVIRDPRMQATKAGQTNDDFTLNVDLAPTILAAAGIEAPERMQGHDMSALYLADQQPEWRTEFFYEHPTFKSIDFIPSSEALVQKEWKYFYWPDFDREQLFQLIQDPREENDLAADPQYAERLASMRSRFNELKAEAP is encoded by the coding sequence ATGAGAACAAAACGCCTCTTCACTGCTGCTGTGGCGGTCTTTTTTCACTTCCTTTGTCTTGCCCACGGCAACCACGCGGTCGCGTCCGAAAAGCCGATGAATATCGTCGTGCTTTACGCCGACGATTGGCGACACGACACGCTGGGTGTTGCTGGAAATCCGGTCGTGCAAACACCCCATATCGACAGTCTGGCTCGGCAGGGCATCCGCTTTACCCACAATTGCGTGACGACATCGATCTGCGGTGTCTCGCGAGCAACGTTGTTTACCGGCCAATGGATGGCTCGCCACGGCAACCGTGCCTTCAGTGCGTTCAAGACCCCTTGGGAAGAAACCTACCCCGGGTTGCTGAGAGAAAACGGTTACTACGTCGGGCAAGTCGGCAAGTGGCACAACGGTAAATTCCCCGCAGACAAATTTGACTTCGGAACGTCCTATTACGGAACGCACTGGATCACCGAGCCGGACGGCAGCAAGATCCATGTGACGCAGAAGAACGAAAAAGATGCGATGCGTTTCCTCAAGACACGCCCCAAGGACAAACCGTTCTGTTTGACAGTCGCGTTCTTCGCAACGCACGCCGAAGACAAGAATCCCTTGCAATTCTTACCGCAGCCCGAAAGCATGAGTCTGTACCAAGATGTGACGATTCCCGTTGCACCGAACGCAACCGACGAATCGTTCCGCAGGTTGCCATCCTTCATCGCCAACGAAAAGAACGAAGGTCGAAACCGTTGGCATTGGCGTTTTGATACGCCTGAGAAGTATCAAACGATGATGAAGAACTATTATCGGCTTGCCACAGAAGTTGATTCGACTTGCGGCGAAGTGCTCGAGGAATTGAAGAAGCAAGGTGTGTTGGACGACACGCTCGTTATCTTCACCACCGACAACGGTTACTACCATGCCGAACATGGCTTGGCCGACAAATGGTACCCGCATCAAGAAAGCATCCGAGTCCCGCTTGTTATTCGCGATCCGCGAATGCAAGCCACGAAAGCAGGTCAGACAAACGACGACTTTACCCTGAACGTCGATTTGGCTCCGACCATCCTTGCCGCCGCCGGTATTGAAGCACCTGAGCGAATGCAAGGACACGACATGTCGGCACTTTACTTGGCGGACCAGCAACCCGAATGGCGGACCGAGTTTTTCTATGAGCACCCGACGTTCAAGAGCATTGATTTCATCCCCTCCTCCGAAGCGCTGGTGCAAAAGGAGTGGAAGTACTTCTATTGGCCCGACTTTGATCGCGAGCAGCTATTCCAGCTGATTCAGGACCCGCGGGAAGAAAACGATCTTGCCGCCGATCCGCAATACGCCGAGCGTCTCGCAAGCATGCGAAGCCGCTTCAACGAACTCAAAGCGGAAGCCCCTTAG
- a CDS encoding alpha-L-arabinofuranosidase C-terminal domain-containing protein: protein MRRLTPPLLLLVYPFLLAGVGLVDADDPVAASEANVGQITVHVDQPTVELSESLYGLFYEDINYAADGGLYAELVQNRSFEYYPVQGRNNRRDSFRPLYAWDKVETGGGQCDLSVEHSESLNTHNTNYVQIRIQKPGDGVGIANRGFDGIYVVEGDRYDFSFYAKRTRDFDSPVTISLESESAPIAKAILPKLTDQWARYEVSLSPSATVNDARLLLTLGGTGDVCMDMISLFPRKTYNGRKNGLRADLVQALVDLKPAVFRFPGGCIAHGQGLDNAYRWKDTVGDVAMRKPNWNLWGYHQTYGLGYYEYFQLCEDIGAEPLPILPVGVSCGFRKPFQNAEMGKLQEWVDDATDLVEFANGPVDSTWGKIRAEMGHPEPFHLKYIGLGNEDHHTAEFEERFPHFVRALREQAPEIKIVGTSGLGHEIPIYEFMNRQGCELSDEHYYESPEWFIDNADRFDDFDRSKTKIFVGEYASRGNRLYNAVAEAVYLTGIERNADIVQMTAYAPLFARYGFTQWQAADLIWFDEKSVVRTPNYYVQQLFSVNKGDHYLKNESEFTLAPSEDNPPAIGQVGVGTWATESIYDDIQVSDGNKSLLSDDFSNGSANWVVEEGDFSIVDGGYLQSDSAAVPATSLSQTRFHSPNLVYSLRAKKIRGNEGFLILFGNKESGSHYWWNIAGWNNTRHGIERAVQGKRDGKMMVASCPGRVESGVWYDVRVEISPGRIQCFLNGERIHDVKETQPTLHVAASHEDATGDVIVKVVNPTNQSCSTGIHLEGVDAVNPIATLTLLTGKKDEENDRETPDRVAPEESQIKVAKDFDYTIPPMSVQFIRIRQN, encoded by the coding sequence ATGCGACGACTGACTCCGCCCCTCCTGCTTTTGGTCTACCCTTTTCTGCTTGCCGGTGTTGGCCTCGTCGATGCTGACGATCCCGTGGCCGCCAGCGAAGCGAACGTGGGTCAAATCACCGTTCACGTCGATCAGCCAACGGTCGAGTTGTCCGAATCGCTGTATGGCCTGTTCTACGAGGACATCAACTATGCAGCAGATGGTGGGTTGTACGCAGAATTGGTCCAAAACCGGTCCTTTGAATACTATCCGGTGCAGGGACGAAATAACCGTCGGGACTCGTTTCGCCCACTTTACGCTTGGGACAAGGTGGAAACGGGGGGCGGTCAATGCGACCTGTCGGTAGAGCATTCCGAGTCGCTCAACACTCACAACACGAACTACGTGCAGATTCGCATTCAAAAACCTGGCGACGGTGTTGGGATCGCCAACCGAGGTTTCGATGGCATCTACGTCGTCGAGGGCGATCGCTACGATTTTTCGTTCTATGCAAAGCGGACCCGCGACTTCGATTCGCCCGTGACGATTTCGCTTGAGTCCGAGTCAGCTCCGATTGCAAAAGCAATCCTTCCCAAACTGACCGATCAGTGGGCCCGCTACGAGGTGTCCCTTTCGCCTTCGGCGACCGTCAACGACGCTCGCTTGCTGCTCACTCTCGGTGGCACCGGTGACGTCTGCATGGACATGATCTCGTTGTTCCCGCGCAAAACATACAACGGTCGCAAAAACGGATTGCGCGCGGATTTGGTTCAAGCACTGGTCGACTTGAAACCTGCGGTGTTTCGCTTCCCGGGTGGCTGTATCGCCCACGGCCAAGGACTCGACAACGCCTACCGATGGAAGGACACCGTCGGTGATGTGGCGATGCGGAAACCGAATTGGAATCTGTGGGGTTACCACCAAACCTACGGACTCGGTTACTACGAATACTTTCAGCTGTGTGAAGACATCGGTGCGGAGCCGCTCCCCATTTTGCCCGTCGGTGTGAGTTGTGGATTCCGCAAACCGTTTCAAAATGCCGAGATGGGCAAACTGCAAGAGTGGGTCGATGACGCAACCGATTTGGTCGAATTTGCAAACGGTCCGGTGGACAGCACGTGGGGCAAGATCCGAGCCGAGATGGGGCATCCTGAACCGTTCCACTTGAAGTACATTGGCCTCGGCAATGAAGACCACCACACCGCGGAATTCGAAGAACGTTTTCCGCACTTTGTCCGTGCACTTCGTGAGCAAGCTCCGGAGATCAAGATTGTTGGCACCTCGGGCTTAGGGCACGAAATCCCGATCTATGAGTTCATGAATCGCCAAGGATGTGAGCTTTCCGACGAGCACTACTACGAATCACCTGAATGGTTCATCGACAACGCCGATCGTTTCGATGACTTCGATCGCAGCAAGACGAAGATCTTCGTCGGCGAGTATGCCTCGCGTGGCAACCGGCTGTACAACGCCGTGGCCGAAGCGGTCTATTTGACCGGGATTGAGCGAAACGCCGACATCGTGCAAATGACCGCCTATGCTCCGTTGTTTGCCCGTTACGGCTTCACTCAGTGGCAGGCAGCCGATCTGATTTGGTTTGACGAGAAATCGGTTGTCCGAACGCCAAACTACTACGTGCAGCAGTTGTTCAGCGTGAACAAAGGCGATCACTATTTGAAGAACGAATCCGAGTTCACGTTGGCACCGAGCGAAGACAACCCTCCCGCCATCGGCCAAGTGGGGGTCGGCACCTGGGCAACCGAATCGATCTACGACGATATTCAAGTCAGCGACGGAAACAAGTCGCTGTTAAGCGACGATTTTTCCAACGGGTCAGCCAACTGGGTCGTCGAGGAGGGTGATTTTTCGATCGTTGATGGAGGCTACTTGCAATCGGACTCCGCTGCAGTACCGGCAACGAGTCTTAGCCAAACCCGATTCCATTCACCCAACCTTGTCTACAGCCTGAGAGCCAAGAAAATCCGAGGCAACGAGGGTTTCTTGATCCTGTTTGGAAACAAGGAATCGGGCAGCCATTACTGGTGGAACATTGCGGGTTGGAACAACACTCGGCATGGCATTGAACGAGCGGTCCAGGGCAAACGGGACGGAAAGATGATGGTCGCCTCCTGCCCAGGCCGCGTCGAATCGGGCGTTTGGTATGACGTCCGTGTCGAAATCTCCCCAGGTCGGATCCAATGCTTCCTCAATGGCGAACGGATTCACGACGTCAAAGAAACCCAGCCGACCCTTCATGTCGCCGCCAGCCATGAGGATGCGACAGGAGACGTGATCGTCAAGGTTGTGAATCCCACCAACCAGTCCTGCTCGACAGGGATCCATTTGGAAGGAGTGGACGCGGTCAATCCCATCGCGACCTTAACGTTGTTGACCGGGAAGAAAGACGAAGAGAATGACCGCGAAACTCCTGATCGCGTGGCGCCCGAGGAAAGCCAAATCAAAGTCGCAAAGGACTTTGACTACACCATCCCACCTATGTCGGTCCAATTCATCCGGATCCGCCAAAACTAA
- a CDS encoding secondary thiamine-phosphate synthase enzyme YjbQ: protein MENIFLPLDISSLSRSVRSVWIQQTLRLPAARRGFHLVTRHITDAIPQLSTVRVGWMQVFLQHTSASLTINENADPDVRVDFETAMNHAVPETLPYVHTLEGPDDMPAHVKASMLGASVMIPIAGGRLLLGTWQGIYLCEHRDRASGRNIVITIQGETEG, encoded by the coding sequence ATGGAAAATATTTTTTTGCCGCTCGACATTTCCTCCCTCTCTCGGAGTGTACGTTCTGTGTGGATCCAGCAAACCCTGCGGCTTCCGGCCGCCCGACGTGGTTTTCACTTGGTCACTCGCCACATCACCGACGCGATCCCTCAGCTTTCGACGGTTCGCGTTGGATGGATGCAAGTGTTCCTTCAACACACCAGCGCGTCGTTGACGATCAATGAAAATGCCGATCCGGATGTCCGCGTTGATTTTGAAACCGCTATGAACCACGCGGTGCCCGAGACATTGCCGTATGTTCATACCTTAGAGGGCCCCGACGACATGCCGGCGCATGTCAAGGCATCGATGCTTGGCGCCAGCGTGATGATTCCGATCGCCGGGGGACGCCTGCTACTTGGCACATGGCAGGGAATCTACCTTTGTGAACATCGCGATCGCGCCAGCGGCCGAAACATCGTGATCACGATTCAAGGGGAAACGGAGGGATAG
- the topA gene encoding type I DNA topoisomerase — translation MANSTGRSLVIVESPAKARTISKYLGKGYQVEASIGHIRDLPGGAKEVPEKYKKEPWAYLGVNTENDFEPIYIVPADKKKQVNKLKEALKGADNLYLATDEDREGEAISWHLQEILKPKVPVHRLVFHEITKEAIQTAIESPRQIDAGLVDAQETRRILDRLYGYDVSQLLWKKVGRGLSAGRVQSVAVRLIVERERERIAFHDATYWDLEAAFETSDRESFTAMLTSVDGRRIPAGKDFDATNGKLKNADFLQLNESEATELAARLRTAEFNVTKVEVKPFSERPKAPFTTSTLQQEANRKLGFTARRAMQAAQKLYENGYITYMRTDSTTLSKEAIGAARDLVRSEYGDSFLHPTVRVYANKVKNAQEAHEAIRPAGTPFRVPQAVRGELDSDQFRLFELIWKRTVACQMADAKKQRISVTIEGDGAVFTASGTSILFEGFLRAYVEGSDDPEAELANKERLLPAMSQQDRLMASNIDPKSHTTQPPSRYSEAALTRTLEEKGIGRPSTFASIIDTIQKRDYVYKKGTALVPSWTAFSVIRLLETHFGPLVDYEFTAQMEDFLDTISRKEAERLEYLKRFYFGDDGAEANGEAIGLKPRLENKVEEIDPRTTAKFTLGTPTTGEHREEVFVRVGKYGPFIEQGERRGSIPDGLAPDEMNLVKALELLEQSAVEEEPLGIHPETQKPIYVKVGRFGPYIQLGENDDEEKRNQSLLKGMAVEDLTLETACKLLLLPRTLGTNPENGEPVQAFDGRYGPYVKCEKETRSLPAGVSPLEVTFDEAITLLKQPKTRGRAAPKEPLRTYEKPSPVTEQEVKILDGRYGPYVTDGETNASLRKGMEPNEMTFEAALDLLAERAAKGPTKKKKKATKKKATKKKAAKKKSAKKKTTKKKGTVKKK, via the coding sequence ATGGCTAACAGCACGGGCAGGAGTTTGGTGATCGTCGAATCACCAGCAAAAGCGCGCACGATTTCAAAATACCTTGGCAAAGGGTACCAAGTCGAAGCGAGCATTGGCCATATTCGCGACCTTCCCGGCGGTGCAAAAGAAGTTCCGGAAAAATACAAAAAAGAGCCGTGGGCCTATCTCGGAGTGAACACGGAAAACGACTTTGAGCCGATCTACATTGTCCCCGCGGACAAGAAAAAGCAGGTGAACAAGCTCAAAGAGGCGCTCAAAGGCGCCGACAACCTCTATCTGGCGACCGACGAAGACCGTGAAGGAGAGGCGATCAGTTGGCACTTGCAGGAGATTCTAAAACCAAAAGTTCCAGTCCACCGACTCGTCTTCCACGAGATCACCAAAGAAGCGATCCAAACAGCGATCGAATCCCCGCGACAGATTGACGCAGGACTTGTTGACGCTCAGGAAACGCGCCGGATTCTCGACCGTCTTTACGGCTACGACGTTTCCCAATTGCTCTGGAAAAAAGTCGGCCGGGGATTAAGCGCCGGCCGTGTCCAAAGCGTCGCGGTCCGTTTGATCGTAGAACGTGAACGGGAACGGATTGCGTTCCATGATGCCACGTATTGGGACCTCGAAGCGGCTTTCGAGACCAGCGATCGCGAATCGTTCACCGCAATGCTGACAAGTGTCGATGGGCGCAGAATTCCAGCCGGAAAGGATTTCGATGCAACCAATGGCAAACTAAAAAATGCCGATTTTTTGCAACTGAACGAATCCGAAGCGACCGAATTGGCCGCACGGCTTCGGACGGCCGAATTCAACGTCACCAAGGTGGAGGTGAAGCCGTTTAGCGAACGACCGAAAGCGCCGTTTACGACCAGCACGTTGCAGCAAGAAGCGAACCGCAAGCTTGGCTTCACGGCAAGGCGTGCGATGCAAGCCGCCCAAAAACTGTATGAAAACGGTTACATCACCTACATGCGTACCGACAGCACGACGCTCAGCAAGGAAGCAATCGGTGCTGCTCGCGATTTGGTCCGAAGTGAATATGGCGACTCGTTCTTGCATCCGACGGTCCGGGTGTATGCGAACAAGGTCAAGAATGCTCAAGAGGCTCACGAAGCGATTCGGCCAGCGGGGACTCCGTTTCGCGTTCCCCAAGCGGTTCGCGGTGAACTCGATTCCGATCAATTTCGTTTGTTCGAATTGATTTGGAAACGAACGGTTGCTTGTCAGATGGCAGATGCGAAGAAACAACGCATCAGCGTCACGATCGAAGGGGATGGCGCGGTTTTCACTGCATCGGGAACCAGTATTCTGTTCGAGGGTTTTCTACGTGCTTACGTCGAAGGCAGCGATGACCCCGAAGCGGAATTGGCCAACAAGGAACGACTGCTACCGGCGATGAGTCAACAGGATCGCTTGATGGCCAGCAACATCGATCCCAAGAGTCACACCACGCAACCGCCGTCGCGGTACAGCGAAGCGGCGTTGACCCGAACGCTTGAAGAAAAGGGGATCGGCCGACCGAGTACGTTTGCGTCGATTATCGACACGATTCAAAAACGGGATTACGTCTACAAAAAGGGGACCGCGCTGGTTCCGAGCTGGACTGCTTTTAGCGTAATTCGCCTGCTCGAAACTCATTTCGGCCCCCTGGTCGATTATGAATTCACGGCCCAAATGGAGGATTTCCTCGATACGATCAGCCGCAAAGAGGCTGAGCGACTTGAGTACCTGAAGCGATTCTATTTTGGCGATGACGGGGCGGAAGCGAACGGCGAAGCGATTGGATTGAAACCACGTTTGGAAAACAAAGTCGAGGAGATCGATCCGCGGACTACGGCGAAGTTTACGCTCGGAACCCCGACCACAGGCGAGCATCGTGAAGAGGTCTTTGTTCGGGTTGGAAAGTATGGCCCGTTTATTGAACAAGGGGAACGCAGAGGGTCGATTCCGGACGGTCTTGCGCCGGATGAAATGAACCTCGTCAAGGCACTCGAATTGCTCGAGCAAAGTGCTGTCGAGGAAGAGCCCTTGGGGATCCACCCGGAAACTCAAAAACCCATCTACGTCAAAGTCGGCCGTTTCGGACCGTACATTCAATTGGGTGAAAACGACGACGAAGAAAAACGAAATCAGTCGCTGTTGAAGGGAATGGCGGTCGAAGATTTGACACTGGAAACGGCTTGCAAGCTGCTCTTGCTTCCGAGGACCCTCGGGACGAATCCTGAAAACGGTGAGCCCGTGCAAGCGTTTGATGGACGCTATGGACCGTACGTCAAATGTGAAAAGGAAACCCGCTCGCTGCCGGCAGGCGTCTCGCCATTGGAAGTGACCTTCGACGAAGCGATCACGCTGCTGAAACAGCCCAAGACCCGTGGCAGGGCTGCACCAAAGGAACCGCTGCGAACCTACGAAAAGCCCTCGCCGGTGACCGAGCAAGAGGTCAAGATTTTGGACGGTCGCTACGGTCCCTACGTGACCGACGGGGAAACGAATGCATCGTTGCGAAAAGGCATGGAGCCGAATGAAATGACGTTCGAAGCGGCTTTAGATTTGCTGGCGGAACGTGCAGCCAAGGGGCCGACTAAGAAAAAGAAGAAAGCGACCAAGAAAAAGGCGACCAAGAAGAAGGCCGCGAAAAAGAAGTCGGCGAAGAAAAAAACGACCAAGAAAAAGGGCACCGTGAAGAAGAAGTAA
- a CDS encoding DUF6800 family protein, whose translation MAGIERVREIRRLRKRRKKTRNLLDRAKKGTMENSEVIRKLRKLTPGSEVIIEREGLKG comes from the coding sequence ATGGCAGGCATCGAACGTGTTCGTGAAATCCGACGGCTTCGTAAACGACGAAAAAAGACCCGTAACCTCCTCGACCGTGCGAAAAAGGGGACGATGGAGAATAGTGAAGTCATTCGCAAGCTACGCAAGTTGACCCCGGGATCCGAAGTGATCATCGAGCGAGAAGGATTGAAGGGCTAG
- a CDS encoding YkgJ family cysteine cluster protein, giving the protein MKRSLPVADCSGCGACCMHMGYPAYLQATEQRPAEEHWVSMPAELKSQLIEYMASYTVPEDQIDGPCIWLDLETRRCRHHEHRPRVCRDFQVDGKGCREWRKHSARYLSAATSDVLL; this is encoded by the coding sequence TTGAAACGGTCGCTTCCGGTCGCCGATTGCAGCGGGTGCGGGGCCTGCTGCATGCATATGGGCTACCCCGCCTACCTTCAAGCGACGGAGCAGCGTCCAGCGGAAGAGCACTGGGTGAGCATGCCAGCCGAGTTGAAGTCGCAGTTGATCGAGTACATGGCATCCTACACCGTGCCGGAGGACCAGATCGATGGCCCCTGCATTTGGTTGGATCTGGAAACGCGACGCTGCAGGCATCACGAGCATCGACCACGGGTCTGTCGTGATTTCCAGGTGGATGGCAAAGGCTGTCGCGAGTGGCGAAAGCACTCCGCCCGTTATCTATCGGCTGCGACCTCCGACGTGTTGTTGTAG